One stretch of Roseovarius mucosus DNA includes these proteins:
- a CDS encoding NADH-quinone oxidoreductase subunit D: MDGSKGFDDALTGEQKIRNFNINFGPQHPAAHGVLRLVLELDGELVERCDPHIGLLHRGTEKLMESRTYLQNLPYFDRLDYVAPMNQEHAWCLAIEKLTGVEVPRRASLIRVLYCEIGRVLNHLLNVTTQAMDVGALTPPLWGFEEREKLMVFYERACGARLHAAYFRPGGVHQDLPPALIDDIETWANEFPRVLDDIDGLLTENRIFKQRNADIGIISQQEALDWGFSGVMVRGSGMAWDLRRAQPYECYDEFDFLIPVGKNGDCYDRYLCRMEEMRQSLRIIHQAIAKLRAPEGQGDILARGKITPPARAEMKRSMEALIHHFKLYTEGFRVPEGEVYAAVEAPKGEFGVYLVADGTNRPYRAKLRAPGFLHLQAMDHVAKGHQLADVAAIIGTMDVVFGEIDR; encoded by the coding sequence ATGGACGGCAGCAAAGGTTTCGATGACGCCCTGACCGGCGAGCAGAAGATCCGCAATTTCAACATCAACTTTGGGCCGCAACACCCTGCAGCACATGGCGTTTTGCGTCTGGTGTTGGAGCTGGACGGCGAGTTGGTGGAGCGCTGTGATCCGCATATCGGCCTGCTGCATCGCGGCACCGAAAAGCTGATGGAGAGCCGCACCTATCTGCAAAACCTGCCTTATTTTGACCGGCTGGATTATGTGGCGCCGATGAATCAGGAACATGCCTGGTGTCTGGCCATCGAAAAGCTGACCGGGGTCGAGGTGCCGCGCCGCGCGAGCCTTATTCGGGTGCTGTATTGCGAGATTGGGCGGGTTCTTAATCACCTGTTGAATGTCACCACGCAGGCGATGGATGTGGGCGCGCTGACGCCGCCGCTCTGGGGCTTTGAAGAGCGCGAAAAGCTGATGGTGTTCTATGAGCGGGCCTGCGGCGCGCGTTTGCACGCGGCCTATTTCCGCCCCGGTGGCGTGCATCAGGATCTGCCGCCGGCGTTGATCGACGATATCGAGACCTGGGCCAATGAATTCCCCCGCGTGCTGGATGATATCGACGGGCTTTTGACCGAAAACCGCATCTTCAAGCAACGCAATGCTGATATTGGCATTATCAGCCAGCAAGAGGCGCTTGATTGGGGCTTTAGCGGTGTGATGGTGCGCGGGTCTGGCATGGCGTGGGATTTGCGCCGCGCGCAGCCCTATGAGTGCTATGACGAGTTCGATTTCCTCATTCCGGTGGGCAAGAATGGCGACTGCTATGATCGCTATCTGTGCCGGATGGAAGAAATGCGCCAATCCCTGCGGATCATCCATCAGGCGATTGCCAAATTGCGCGCGCCCGAGGGGCAGGGCGATATTCTGGCGCGGGGCAAGATCACCCCGCCTGCGCGCGCTGAGATGAAGCGCTCGATGGAAGCGCTTATTCACCACTTCAAGCTCTATACCGAAGGCTTCCGCGTGCCTGAGGGCGAGGTTTATGCCGCTGTCGAGGCCCCCAAGGGTGAGTTTGGCGTGTATCTGGTCGCGGATGGCACCAACCGCCCTTACCGCGCCAAGCTGCGCGCGCCGGGGTTTTTGCATTTGCAGGCGATGGACCATGTCGCCAAAGGGCATCAACTGGCCGATGTGGCGGCGATCATCGGGACGATGGACGTCGTCTTTGGGGAGATCGACCGGTAA
- a CDS encoding NADH-quinone oxidoreductase subunit C, with the protein MSATLKELGGYIEHKRGDCVLGWDVAFGELTVDVALNHIDGLAEFLKTDQNCAFSTLVDITAVDYPDRAKRFDVVYHFLSMYQNHRIRLRVAVRDEDMVPSITEAYPAANWFEREVFDMFGILFSGHPDLRRILTDYGFRGHPLRKDFPTTGYTEVRYDEVQKRVVYEPVSLVQEYRQFDFMSPWEGAEYILPGDEKGAK; encoded by the coding sequence ATGAGCGCAACACTCAAGGAACTTGGCGGCTATATCGAGCATAAGCGCGGCGATTGTGTGCTGGGCTGGGATGTCGCCTTTGGCGAATTGACGGTGGATGTGGCGCTGAACCATATTGATGGGTTGGCGGAGTTTCTGAAAACCGACCAGAACTGTGCCTTTTCCACGCTGGTGGATATTACGGCGGTGGATTACCCCGACCGGGCCAAGCGGTTCGATGTCGTCTATCATTTCCTCAGCATGTATCAGAACCACCGCATCCGTTTGCGCGTGGCTGTGCGTGATGAAGATATGGTACCCTCGATCACCGAGGCCTATCCGGCGGCCAATTGGTTCGAGCGCGAAGTGTTTGATATGTTTGGGATCCTCTTTTCTGGCCACCCGGATTTGCGGCGTATCCTGACCGATTACGGGTTTCGCGGGCATCCGCTGCGCAAGGATTTCCCGACCACGGGCTATACCGAAGTGCGCTATGACGAGGTGCAAAAGCGCGTGGTTTATGAGCCTGTGAGCCTGGTGCAGGAATACCGGCAGTTCGATTTCATGAGCCCGTGGGAGGGTGCCGAATACATCCTGCCCGGTGATGAGAAGGGGGCGAAGTGA
- a CDS encoding NuoB/complex I 20 kDa subunit family protein, with translation MAVMTGAHTAGPDREVATQALNAELQDKGFLLTSTEDIINWARTGSLHWMTFGLACCAVEMMHTAMPRYDVERFGFAPRASPRQSDVMIVAGTLTNKMAPALRKVYDQMPEPRYVISMGSCANGGGYYHYSYSVVRGCDRIVPVDIYVPGCPPTAEALVYGILQLQRKIRRTGTIVR, from the coding sequence ATGGCAGTGATGACGGGTGCCCATACCGCAGGGCCGGATCGCGAGGTTGCAACGCAAGCGCTGAATGCCGAGTTGCAGGACAAAGGTTTTCTGCTGACCTCGACCGAGGATATCATCAATTGGGCGCGCACCGGGTCGTTGCACTGGATGACCTTTGGTCTGGCCTGCTGCGCGGTCGAGATGATGCACACCGCCATGCCGCGCTATGATGTGGAGCGCTTTGGCTTTGCGCCGCGCGCCAGCCCACGTCAATCGGATGTGATGATCGTGGCGGGAACGCTGACCAACAAGATGGCCCCGGCGCTGCGCAAGGTCTATGACCAGATGCCCGAGCCGCGGTATGTGATCTCGATGGGTTCCTGTGCCAATGGCGGCGGCTATTACCACTACAGCTATAGCGTTGTGCGCGGCTGCGACCGCATCGTGCCGGTTGATATCTATGTGCCGGGTTGCCCGCCGACCGCCGAGGCGCTGGTTTACGGTATCCTGCAATTGCAACGCAAGATTCGCCGCACGGGGACGATTGTCAGATGA
- a CDS encoding NADH-quinone oxidoreductase subunit A — MEEMLREYLPILVFLAVAIGLGLVLILAAVVLAVRNPDPEKVSAYECGFNAFDDARMKFDVRFYLVSILFIIFDLEIALLFPWAVAFQDLSMTAFWSMMVFLAVLTAGFAYEWRKGAMEWQ, encoded by the coding sequence GTGGAAGAGATGCTGAGGGAATACCTTCCCATCCTCGTTTTCCTGGCCGTTGCCATTGGATTGGGCCTTGTTCTGATCCTCGCCGCCGTTGTTCTGGCCGTGCGCAACCCCGATCCCGAAAAGGTCAGCGCGTATGAATGCGGCTTTAACGCCTTTGACGATGCGCGGATGAAGTTCGACGTGCGATTCTACCTCGTGTCGATCCTGTTCATCATTTTCGACCTCGAAATTGCGCTGCTGTTTCCATGGGCTGTCGCGTTTCAGGATCTGAGCATGACGGCGTTCTGGTCGATGATGGTGTTTCTGGCCGTGCTGACCGCCGGGTTTGCCTATGAATGGCGCAAAGGAGCGATGGAATGGCAGTGA
- a CDS encoding crotonase/enoyl-CoA hydratase family protein, which translates to MSETISIERDARGVATLTLAREDKHNALSAQMIAELHEAAEALGADDGVRVVVLAARGKTFCAGGDLGWMRDQFDAEPVQRGCEAAKLAQMLRALDSMPKPLIGRVQGNAFGGGIGLMSVCDVAIGADHALMALTETRLGLIPATIGPYVVARMGAARARRVFMSGRRFDAAEAVQLGLLARAVPEADLEAAVEAEVAPYLDCAPGAVGQAKALVRALGPRIDEDTIAMTISALTDCWEGAEAREGIGAFFERRKPHWQG; encoded by the coding sequence ATGAGCGAGACGATCAGCATCGAGAGAGACGCGCGGGGGGTGGCAACCCTTACGCTGGCGCGGGAAGACAAGCACAATGCCCTGTCGGCGCAGATGATTGCGGAATTGCATGAGGCCGCCGAAGCACTGGGTGCGGATGACGGCGTGCGGGTTGTTGTTCTGGCGGCGCGCGGCAAGACATTTTGTGCGGGGGGCGATCTGGGCTGGATGCGCGATCAGTTCGACGCCGAACCCGTGCAGCGCGGGTGTGAGGCCGCCAAGCTGGCGCAGATGCTGCGCGCGCTCGATTCGATGCCCAAGCCATTGATTGGCCGGGTGCAGGGGAATGCCTTTGGCGGCGGTATCGGCCTGATGAGCGTTTGCGATGTGGCGATTGGGGCGGATCACGCGCTGATGGCGCTGACCGAGACGCGTCTTGGGCTGATCCCGGCCACGATTGGCCCTTATGTGGTGGCGCGGATGGGGGCGGCCCGCGCGCGGCGCGTTTTCATGTCTGGCCGCCGGTTCGATGCCGCCGAGGCGGTGCAGCTTGGCCTATTGGCGCGGGCGGTGCCCGAAGCGGACCTAGAGGCCGCTGTTGAGGCGGAAGTGGCGCCCTATCTTGACTGCGCGCCGGGTGCTGTTGGGCAGGCCAAGGCGTTGGTGCGCGCGCTTGGTCCGCGCATTGACGAGGATACGATTGCCATGACGATCAGCGCGCTGACGGACTGCTGGGAAGGGGCGGAGGCACGCGAAGGCATCGGGGCTTTTTTCGAGCGACGCAAACCGCACTGGCAGGGCTGA
- a CDS encoding hydroxymethylglutaryl-CoA lyase — protein MGARVEIFEVGPRDGLQNEARHIPTRDKIALVDCLSDAGFARIEVASFVSPKWVPQMADSGEVLRGIRRAPGVRYAALAPNMRGLHDALEAGADEVAIFGSASEGFSRANINATIDESLARFAPVMAAAGAEGLRVRGYVSCVVECPYDGPVAPSEVARVAEALWAMGCYEISLGDTIGRGSPEAVAAMLAAVAEVVPVERLAGHFHDTSGRALENIEVALAQGVRVFDAAVGGLGGCPYAPGAAGNVATEAVHARLAALGYETGLDAGVLARAADMARAMRGAGQDS, from the coding sequence ATGGGCGCGCGTGTCGAGATTTTCGAGGTTGGTCCGCGAGACGGGTTGCAGAACGAGGCGCGGCACATTCCCACGCGAGACAAGATCGCTCTGGTGGATTGTCTGAGCGATGCTGGCTTTGCGCGGATCGAAGTGGCAAGTTTCGTCAGCCCCAAATGGGTGCCACAGATGGCGGATTCGGGCGAGGTGCTGCGCGGTATTCGGCGCGCGCCGGGGGTGCGCTATGCAGCACTTGCACCGAATATGCGCGGGCTTCACGATGCGCTCGAGGCGGGGGCAGATGAGGTGGCGATCTTTGGTTCTGCGTCAGAGGGGTTCTCGCGGGCCAATATTAACGCCACGATTGACGAAAGCCTTGCACGGTTCGCGCCGGTGATGGCGGCAGCGGGGGCCGAAGGGCTGAGGGTGCGGGGCTATGTGTCTTGTGTGGTCGAGTGCCCCTATGACGGGCCAGTGGCCCCGTCCGAAGTGGCGCGGGTGGCCGAGGCGCTTTGGGCGATGGGGTGTTACGAGATCAGCCTTGGCGACACCATCGGGCGCGGCAGCCCCGAGGCGGTTGCCGCGATGCTGGCGGCGGTTGCCGAGGTGGTGCCGGTGGAGCGTTTGGCGGGGCATTTCCACGATACGTCGGGCCGTGCCCTTGAGAATATCGAGGTGGCCTTGGCGCAGGGGGTGCGGGTGTTCGATGCGGCTGTGGGCGGTCTTGGGGGGTGTCCCTATGCGCCGGGTGCGGCGGGAAATGTGGCCACTGAAGCCGTTCATGCGCGGCTTGCGGCGCTTGGGTATGAGACGGGGCTGGATGCGGGCGTGTTGGCGCGGGCGGCAGATATGGCGCGGGCGATGCGCGGTGCGGGGCAAGACTCGTGA
- a CDS encoding glutathione S-transferase family protein: MIRLHHVPLARSLRVMWLLEELGLDYQVAYYSIRDGSMRSAEFLALSPAGRVPVLEHQRAVWFESGAIVQLLCETYPEAGLMPALGSAERARCLEIFGYAETVGCLLENLNLNQVFLRPPAQPAPVVVKLLNARLRASLAAMEARMEEEYLLPSGFSAADVMFAYGFELARYYVDLDAYPRLMAYWARLRARPAYVRAKARDGVQDLYTQEFYPVPEGA; this comes from the coding sequence ATGATCCGGCTTCATCATGTGCCGCTGGCGCGGTCGCTGCGGGTCATGTGGCTTTTGGAGGAGCTGGGGCTGGACTATCAGGTCGCGTATTATTCGATCCGCGACGGCTCGATGCGCAGCGCGGAGTTTCTGGCGCTGTCGCCTGCCGGTCGCGTGCCGGTGCTGGAGCATCAGCGTGCGGTCTGGTTCGAGAGCGGCGCGATTGTGCAGCTTTTGTGCGAGACCTATCCGGAGGCTGGCTTGATGCCTGCGCTAGGGAGTGCGGAACGGGCGCGGTGTCTGGAGATTTTCGGCTATGCCGAAACGGTGGGGTGTCTTTTGGAAAACCTTAATCTCAATCAGGTCTTTTTGCGCCCGCCCGCGCAGCCCGCGCCGGTGGTGGTCAAGCTGCTGAATGCCCGCCTGCGCGCCAGCCTTGCGGCGATGGAGGCGCGGATGGAAGAGGAGTATCTGTTGCCTTCCGGCTTTTCGGCGGCGGATGTGATGTTTGCCTATGGGTTTGAATTGGCGCGATATTACGTTGATCTGGACGCTTATCCGCGCCTTATGGCCTATTGGGCACGATTGCGCGCGCGGCCTGCCTATGTGCGGGCCAAGGCGCGGGACGGGGTGCAGGATCTCTATACCCAAGAGTTTTATCCGGTGCCGGAGGGGGCATGA
- a CDS encoding acetyl/propionyl/methylcrotonyl-CoA carboxylase subunit alpha, which produces MFERILIANRGEIACRIMRTARAMGVEVVAVYSDADRDAAHVALADRAVWIGGAAPAESYLRGEALIAAALEAGAEAIHPGYGFLSENPDFVEAVAAAGLVFIGPSARAIRAMGLKDAAKVLMEQAGVPVVPGYHGANQDPEHLAGAAEAIGYPVLIKAVAGGGGKGMRLVEQPEHFADALESAQGEARTAFGNAAVLIEKYIQKPRHIEVQVFGDGSRAVHLFERDCSLQRRHQKVIEEAPAPGMTEAMRAAMGQAAVRAAEAIGYSGAGTVEFIVDGSDGLRADRFWFMEMNTRLQVEHPVTEAITGVDLVEWQLRVAAGEGLPAQQEELTINGHAFEARLYAEDVPKGFLPATGRLSHLEFPALARADSGVRAGDEISPWYDPMIAKVITHGPTRAVALRRLSAALEGTEVAGTVTNLGFLGALARHAGFAGGQVDTGLIARDIETLVVVPEAGPQHVALAALAGLGLLEGVPSDAGFVLWAPLEREVRLIHGGAEIVVRVATQGAAAHDLQVADVRVEARHVGGSWRLDGQPAPAVAVDGHRITVFARYGLVFDLVDPLAREGAAGGDATLIEAPMPGLVKAVYATPGQAVVKGDRLAVLEAMKMEHSLLAARDGVVAEVLVAPGDQVSAGAALVRLEEEAA; this is translated from the coding sequence ATGTTTGAACGTATCTTGATCGCGAACCGGGGAGAAATTGCCTGTCGGATCATGCGCACGGCGCGGGCGATGGGCGTCGAGGTGGTGGCGGTCTATTCCGACGCGGACCGGGATGCGGCGCATGTGGCGTTGGCGGACCGCGCGGTATGGATCGGCGGCGCGGCCCCGGCGGAGAGTTATTTGCGCGGTGAGGCACTCATTGCGGCGGCGCTGGAAGCTGGGGCTGAGGCCATTCATCCGGGCTATGGGTTTCTGAGTGAGAACCCCGATTTCGTTGAGGCGGTCGCGGCGGCGGGGCTGGTCTTTATCGGGCCATCGGCGCGGGCCATTCGGGCGATGGGCCTCAAGGATGCCGCGAAAGTGCTGATGGAGCAGGCGGGCGTGCCGGTGGTGCCGGGCTATCACGGGGCCAATCAGGACCCCGAGCATCTGGCCGGGGCGGCGGAGGCTATCGGCTATCCGGTGCTGATCAAGGCCGTGGCGGGCGGCGGCGGCAAGGGCATGCGTCTGGTCGAGCAGCCCGAGCACTTTGCCGATGCTCTGGAAAGTGCACAGGGCGAGGCGCGTACGGCCTTTGGCAATGCCGCCGTGCTGATCGAGAAATACATCCAAAAGCCCCGGCATATCGAGGTGCAGGTGTTTGGCGATGGCAGCCGCGCGGTGCATCTTTTTGAGCGGGACTGCTCGCTGCAACGGCGGCATCAGAAGGTGATCGAAGAGGCCCCCGCGCCCGGCATGACCGAGGCGATGCGCGCGGCGATGGGACAGGCGGCAGTGCGCGCGGCAGAGGCGATTGGCTATAGTGGGGCGGGCACGGTCGAGTTTATCGTCGATGGGTCTGACGGGCTGCGCGCCGACCGGTTCTGGTTCATGGAGATGAACACCCGGTTGCAGGTGGAGCATCCGGTGACCGAGGCGATCACCGGCGTCGATCTGGTCGAATGGCAATTGCGGGTGGCGGCCGGTGAGGGGCTGCCCGCGCAGCAAGAGGAACTGACGATCAACGGCCATGCCTTTGAGGCGCGGCTTTATGCCGAGGATGTACCGAAGGGGTTTTTGCCCGCGACGGGGCGGCTCTCGCATCTGGAGTTTCCGGCGCTGGCCCGCGCCGATAGTGGCGTGCGGGCGGGCGATGAGATCAGCCCTTGGTATGATCCGATGATCGCCAAAGTGATCACCCATGGCCCGACGCGCGCTGTGGCGCTGCGGCGTCTATCCGCAGCACTGGAAGGCACAGAAGTGGCTGGCACGGTCACGAACCTTGGGTTTCTGGGGGCCTTGGCGCGGCATGCGGGCTTTGCCGGGGGGCAGGTTGATACCGGGCTGATCGCGCGCGATATCGAGACATTGGTGGTGGTGCCTGAGGCGGGGCCGCAGCATGTGGCCTTGGCCGCACTGGCGGGGCTGGGGCTGCTGGAGGGCGTGCCGTCTGATGCGGGCTTTGTTCTATGGGCCCCGCTGGAGCGTGAGGTGCGATTGATCCATGGCGGTGCAGAGATCGTGGTGCGGGTGGCCACGCAGGGCGCTGCGGCGCATGATCTGCAGGTTGCTGACGTGCGGGTCGAGGCGCGGCATGTGGGCGGCAGTTGGCGGCTGGATGGTCAGCCTGCACCGGCAGTGGCGGTCGATGGCCACCGGATCACGGTATTTGCACGCTATGGGCTGGTCTTTGATCTGGTTGATCCCTTGGCGCGGGAGGGGGCCGCCGGGGGTGATGCCACGTTGATCGAGGCCCCGATGCCGGGGCTGGTCAAGGCGGTCTATGCCACGCCGGGGCAGGCGGTGGTGAAGGGCGACCGGCTGGCGGTGCTGGAGGCGATGAAGATGGAACACAGCCTTTTGGCCGCGCGCGATGGTGTGGTGGCCGAGGTGCTGGTTGCGCCCGGGGATCAAGTCAGCGCCGGGGCGGCGTTGGTGCGGCTGGAGGAGGAGGCCGCATGA
- a CDS encoding thermonuclease family protein encodes MVAAAVALVILPLGADAVATVRIGLIGLTGAQSTKCRLVSVTDGDTLRLYCPNRGLIQARLTGFDTPEFFSPKCAAEFKNALRAKWALRWMLMTSRDLKFVREGTDHYGRALVFASADGVPVARAMISRGLARPYDGEARLGWC; translated from the coding sequence ATGGTGGCTGCAGCGGTCGCCTTGGTCATCCTGCCGCTTGGGGCGGATGCTGTTGCGACGGTGCGGATCGGTTTGATCGGGCTCACCGGGGCGCAGAGCACTAAGTGTCGTCTGGTGAGTGTGACCGATGGAGACACACTGCGCCTCTATTGCCCAAACCGAGGGTTGATTCAAGCGCGCTTGACGGGGTTCGACACGCCTGAGTTCTTTTCGCCAAAATGTGCGGCCGAGTTCAAGAACGCGCTTCGGGCGAAATGGGCGTTGCGATGGATGCTGATGACATCCAGAGATTTGAAATTTGTCCGCGAAGGGACCGATCATTATGGTCGCGCCTTGGTTTTTGCTTCGGCGGACGGGGTGCCAGTGGCACGCGCCATGATCTCGCGCGGATTGGCGCGACCCTATGATGGCGAGGCGCGGCTGGGATGGTGCTGA
- a CDS encoding carboxyl transferase domain-containing protein: MRLTSSVLTGSEAFKANRAGHLEALRVVREAAEWAAAGGGAQARERHVSRGKMLPRDRVAGLLDPGSPFLEVGATAAHGLYEGAAPCAGVIAGVGRVMGREVMVVCNDATVKGGTYYPMTVKKHLRAQEIAEECHLPCVYLVDSGGANLPNQDEVFPDRDHFGRIFYNQARMSAKGIAQIAVVMGSCTAGGAYVPAMSDVTIIVRDQGTIFLAGPPLVKAATGEVVSAEDLGGGDVHTRLSGVADYLAEDDGHALALARRAVGSLGVGLAPTLQWEAPEEPAYDPEDLLGVVPADLRTPYDIREVIARVVDGSRLDEFKARFGETLVTGFAHIKGCPVGIIANNGVLFSEAAQKGAHFVELCSQRRIPLIFLQNITGFMVGRKYENEGIARHGAKMVTAVATTSVPKITMVVGGSFGAGNYGMAGRAYQPRFMWSWPNSRISVMGGEQAAGVLATVKRDAIERKGGTWSAEDEAEFKRPTVEMFERQAHPLYASARLWDDGIVDPRKSRDVLALSLRAALNAPVEETRFGVFRM, translated from the coding sequence ATGCGTTTGACATCATCGGTTCTGACGGGGTCTGAGGCGTTCAAGGCCAATCGGGCCGGGCATCTGGAGGCGTTGCGCGTGGTGCGCGAGGCTGCCGAATGGGCGGCGGCGGGGGGCGGTGCGCAGGCCCGCGAGCGGCATGTGTCACGCGGCAAGATGCTGCCCCGCGACCGGGTGGCGGGATTGCTTGATCCCGGCAGCCCGTTTCTAGAGGTGGGGGCCACGGCGGCGCATGGGCTTTATGAGGGTGCGGCACCCTGTGCGGGCGTGATTGCCGGCGTCGGGCGCGTCATGGGGCGCGAGGTGATGGTGGTGTGCAATGACGCCACTGTGAAGGGCGGCACCTATTATCCCATGACGGTCAAGAAGCACCTGCGCGCGCAGGAGATCGCCGAGGAATGCCATCTGCCTTGCGTCTATCTGGTAGATAGCGGTGGTGCCAACCTGCCCAATCAGGATGAGGTTTTCCCGGACCGCGACCATTTCGGGCGGATTTTCTACAATCAGGCGCGGATGAGCGCGAAAGGCATCGCGCAAATCGCGGTGGTGATGGGCAGTTGCACCGCAGGCGGTGCCTATGTGCCCGCGATGAGCGATGTCACCATTATCGTGCGCGATCAGGGGACGATCTTTTTGGCCGGGCCCCCATTGGTCAAGGCCGCGACGGGCGAGGTGGTCAGCGCCGAGGATCTGGGCGGCGGCGATGTGCATACGCGCCTGTCGGGTGTCGCGGATTATCTGGCCGAGGATGACGGGCATGCGCTGGCATTGGCGCGGCGCGCTGTGGGATCGCTGGGCGTTGGGTTGGCACCCACCCTACAGTGGGAGGCACCCGAGGAGCCGGCCTATGACCCCGAGGACTTGCTGGGCGTCGTGCCTGCTGATCTGCGCACGCCCTATGACATCCGCGAGGTGATTGCGCGCGTCGTCGATGGCTCGCGTCTGGATGAGTTCAAGGCGCGGTTCGGCGAGACGCTGGTTACGGGCTTTGCCCATATCAAGGGCTGTCCAGTGGGGATCATAGCCAATAATGGCGTCTTGTTCTCAGAGGCTGCCCAAAAGGGTGCGCATTTCGTAGAATTGTGCAGCCAGCGGCGTATACCCCTGATCTTTTTGCAAAATATCACTGGTTTCATGGTGGGTCGCAAATATGAGAACGAGGGCATCGCGCGTCACGGGGCCAAGATGGTGACGGCTGTAGCGACGACCTCTGTGCCCAAGATCACCATGGTGGTGGGCGGCAGTTTTGGCGCGGGCAATTACGGCATGGCGGGGCGCGCCTATCAGCCACGCTTCATGTGGTCCTGGCCGAATTCCCGCATTTCGGTGATGGGCGGCGAGCAGGCGGCGGGGGTGCTGGCCACGGTCAAGCGGGACGCCATCGAGCGCAAGGGGGGCACCTGGTCGGCCGAGGACGAGGCCGAGTTCAAGCGCCCCACGGTCGAGATGTTCGAGCGGCAGGCGCATCCGCTTTATGCGTCGGCGCGGCTATGGGATGATGGGATCGTGGACCCACGCAAAAGCCGCGATGTGCTGGCGCTGTCCTTGCGCGCGGCGCTCAACGCCCCGGTGGAAGAAACGCGCTTTGGCGTGTTTCGGATGTGA
- a CDS encoding OmpW/AlkL family protein produces MKHFTALTLSALLASAAVPAFAQEKGDFLLGLGLGWIEPDSATTTAVGRVSADGALSPTITVEYFIAKNVGIELLASLPFEHDVDLAGAGQVGEVKHLPPTLSLQYHFTNSSAFTPFVGVGVNYTYFFDEKGKGPLAGVSLDLDDSWGLALHAGADYAISEKSAVRLDVRYIDIETDVKVGGAQIGKVKIDPWVFNVAYVMKF; encoded by the coding sequence ATGAAACATTTTACCGCCCTCACCCTTTCGGCTCTGCTTGCCTCTGCGGCAGTTCCGGCCTTCGCCCAGGAAAAGGGCGACTTCCTGCTCGGCCTCGGTCTTGGCTGGATCGAACCCGATAGCGCCACGACAACCGCCGTGGGCCGCGTGAGCGCCGATGGCGCGCTCAGCCCGACGATCACGGTGGAATACTTCATTGCCAAGAATGTCGGCATCGAGCTTTTGGCCTCGCTGCCCTTCGAGCATGACGTCGACCTCGCCGGTGCCGGTCAGGTTGGCGAGGTCAAGCACCTGCCGCCGACCCTCTCGCTGCAATACCACTTCACCAATTCCAGCGCCTTCACCCCCTTCGTCGGCGTCGGCGTCAACTACACCTACTTCTTCGATGAAAAAGGCAAAGGTCCGCTGGCCGGTGTCTCGCTTGACCTCGACGACTCTTGGGGTCTCGCGCTGCACGCAGGTGCCGATTACGCCATCAGCGAGAAATCCGCTGTGCGTCTTGATGTGCGCTACATCGACATCGAAACCGACGTCAAAGTTGGCGGCGCGCAGATCGGCAAGGTCAAGATCGACCCGTGGGTCTTCAACGTCGCCTATGTGATGAAATTCTGA